The bacterium DNA window AAAAAATGACAAAGAAAGAAGAGGAATGGCGCCGGAAATTAACGCCCGAGCAGTTCGCCGTCACCCGGCAGGGCTCGACCGAACCCGCCTTCACCGGGGCGTTTCACGATTTGAAGGATAAAGGCAATTACCACTGCGTATGTTGCGGCGCCGAGTTGTTCCGCTCATCCGAGAAGTTCGATTCCGGCACCGGCTGGCCGAGCTTCTGGGAGCCGACGGAAGCGGAAACCATCTTGGAAAAAGAAGATTCGAGCTACGGCATGCGTCGGGTGGAAGTTTTGTGCGCATCCTGCGACGCACATCTGGGCCACGTGTTTCCCGACGGCCCTCCGCCGACCGGGCTTCGCTACTGCATCAACTCGGCGGCCCTGAAATTTTCAAAAACCCCGTAGATCTCCCGGCGGAGCCTACCGGTTCACAAGGCTGCGGTGGAGCCAGCCCCGCACCCGGGATCGAAGACGGGTGGGCGAAACCGGTTTTGTCATGTAATCCGTCGCGCCGGCCTCGAAACAGGAAATGATGTCTTTTTCCTCAAGCTTTTTCCCGGTGACGATGAGGATGGGAATATCCCTCAGTCCGGGCTCGGCCGAGTTGCGGATGGAGCGGCATACCTCAAGGCCGTCAAGGAGCGGAAGAACCAGGTCCAGAACCACCAACGAGGGCTTTTCGATCTGGAACGCCCGCACCGCGGACTCTCCATCTTCCACGACGACGACCCGGAGCGATTCCTTCTGAAGTGTTTCCTTGAGCATCGCGGCGGACAATCTGTCGTCCTCCACCACCATCACGGTATCCGGCCGGCCGGCCCTTTCCCCGGAAACGATGGCGGACTCCCCGGGATGAAGGGGGGAGAAACTCCCGCTCTCCGTTTCCCGCAACTCGACAATCTCCCCCTCAGTGGCCGCCCCGATTTCGAGGGAAGCCCCGGCGCTCTCGCCTCTCCGGCGGGCCTTCTCGACCATGCCGTCAACGGCTTCGTCCGTCCGGAGGGGATCGTGATGGAAAAGCGCGAGTCTTTTGACTTGGCCGGCCAGGGCGTAGTCTACCGCCTTCTCAACGGGCGAGTGCCCCCAACCCTGCTTTTGCCGGTACTCCTCGAGCGTGAACTGGGCATCGTGGATCAACAGATCGGCCCTCGCCAGAAAATCCACATGCCTCCGATCCTCGTGGTGGATGGGGCGCACGCCGGAGTTTTCCCCGATCGGGTACAGCGAGTTGGGTTCGTGATCGGAGATGTAGACCACAGACGCCTCGCCGGTTTCGATGCGGTAGCCCACGGTCAGGACCGGGTGGTTCATGTATTGCACCCTGATCCGGAAAGGGCCGATGTCGAATTGCCCCTCGCCCACCGGATGAAACTGGACAATCGCCCGGGTTTCCGCGAGCGAGATGGGAAAGTAGGCATAGGACATCTGTCCGCCCAGGACGTTTTCCAACTGCGTCCCGAAGTCGCCCGGCGCATAGACATTCCACTTTTCTTCCAGGAACAGGGGAGCGAAAAACGGAAAACCCTGGATGTGATCCCAGTGGGTATGGGTGATGAGCAGATGGCCTTGCGATGGACGGTCCTTATCTGTGACAAGCGCCTGGCCCAGATCGTGGATTCCGGTTCCCGAATCGAGAATGAGGCGTGTGCCGTCCGCCGCGAGCACTTCCACGCATGACGTATTCCCGCCATAGCGGACAGTGCTCCTTCCCGGCTTCGCGATGGACCCGCGGGTTCCCCAAAAACGGATTTGCATGCCTGCTCCCAATCACTCGCCCGCCGGGCTGGCCAAATTTTATCCGGGCGGGGGCAAAACCCACCCGCTTCGACAATTTCCTTTATAGAGAACCTGCGGCAGTTTCGTAAACCCGAATTGTGTCCCGGGCCGCGTTTTCCCATGTGAACCGCCGGGCATGCGCCAGGCCTTTCTGGCGCATCTCCTCCCGGAGGCCCGCGCTTTCGGCCAGCCGGAAAATCGCCTCCCCCCATGCCTTTTCGTCCTCCGCGGGCAGGAGAAGAGCCGCATCCCCAGCGGCCTCGGGCACCGCGGCGCGATCCGCGCAAAGCACCGGCGCGCCGCAAGCCATCGCATCCAGAACGGGCAACCCGAACCCTTCATACAGCGAAGGGTAGAGCGCGATTTTGGCCCCGGAGTAGAGGCCCGGCAGCGCCTCATCCTCCACATGGCCCAAAAGATGGAAAGCGCCCTCGCCCGCGCTCGTTTCCACCAGTTCCCTGACCCGCCTCCCGTAGGGGCTGCGCATATCCCCCGCCAGGGCCAGCGGCCAGCCGAGCCCCATTTCCCGCGCCCGCAGATAGGCGGCCACCAGCATCTCGAGGTTCTTGCGGTAGTCGTAGCCGCCGACATAGAGAAGATAATCCCCCGGAAGTCCGTAGCGGGCGCGCATTTGTTCAAGTTTTTCCGCATCCGCCACCGGCCCCATCTCCGGGGAGGGGGCCGGATAGACCACATCAATCTTACCCTCCGGATAGTCCATCAAACGAACCAAATCCCGGCGAGTGGACTCCGAGATCGCGATGACCCGATCCACGCGCTTCAGGGCGAATCGGAGGTATTGGCGAAAAAGCCAAATCTTTCGGCCCACCGGCAGGGCATAACGCTCTTGATAGATTTCGGATATGGCCATCGGCATGAGATCGTAGATGTGGCCGATGGCCGGACAGGGGTATCGGTACAGGGGGAGGTTCCACTGAAAGTAGGCATGAAACACATCCAGTCCGCTCCGGCGTACCTGGCGGGCAAGCCGGAGGG harbors:
- the msrB gene encoding peptide-methionine (R)-S-oxide reductase MsrB — protein: MPEKMTKKEEEWRRKLTPEQFAVTRQGSTEPAFTGAFHDLKDKGNYHCVCCGAELFRSSEKFDSGTGWPSFWEPTEAETILEKEDSSYGMRRVEVLCASCDAHLGHVFPDGPPPTGLRYCINSAALKFSKTP
- a CDS encoding glycosyltransferase family 1 protein; its protein translation is MRIGIDTAPITQHRGRGVGALGHHLLEALLRQRGGNEFVLFSHEAQGASPHGEEGSVRRLHRPGVPAGFSPAWLMDALRLARQVRRSGLDVFHAYFQWNLPLYRYPCPAIGHIYDLMPMAISEIYQERYALPVGRKIWLFRQYLRFALKRVDRVIAISESTRRDLVRLMDYPEGKIDVVYPAPSPEMGPVADAEKLEQMRARYGLPGDYLLYVGGYDYRKNLEMLVAAYLRAREMGLGWPLALAGDMRSPYGRRVRELVETSAGEGAFHLLGHVEDEALPGLYSGAKIALYPSLYEGFGLPVLDAMACGAPVLCADRAAVPEAAGDAALLLPAEDEKAWGEAIFRLAESAGLREEMRQKGLAHARRFTWENAARDTIRVYETAAGSL
- a CDS encoding response regulator, whose protein sequence is MEVLAADGTRLILDSGTGIHDLGQALVTDKDRPSQGHLLITHTHWDHIQGFPFFAPLFLEEKWNVYAPGDFGTQLENVLGGQMSYAYFPISLAETRAIVQFHPVGEGQFDIGPFRIRVQYMNHPVLTVGYRIETGEASVVYISDHEPNSLYPIGENSGVRPIHHEDRRHVDFLARADLLIHDAQFTLEEYRQKQGWGHSPVEKAVDYALAGQVKRLALFHHDPLRTDEAVDGMVEKARRRGESAGASLEIGAATEGEIVELRETESGSFSPLHPGESAIVSGERAGRPDTVMVVEDDRLSAAMLKETLQKESLRVVVVEDGESAVRAFQIEKPSLVVLDLVLPLLDGLEVCRSIRNSAEPGLRDIPILIVTGKKLEEKDIISCFEAGATDYMTKPVSPTRLRSRVRGWLHRSLVNR